The stretch of DNA TCGGTGTGGGGCACAGACGTCGGGACCATGTGGGACAACGGCATTGCCGACAACCCGGCCACCCCGATCAACGAGCATCAGATCCTCATCGCGGTCGGCGATACCTTTAGCGGGCCCAATATGTCGGGCATCTGGCGACCCAACACCCTCTTCCGCAGCTCTGACCCCAACCTCGCCGACGGAATGGCGATTCCCGACGGCCAATGGTTCAACGGAAACATGTTCGGCGGAGCACCGTTGGGGCCGAACTCGACCACGGCGAGACAGAGCATCTTCCCCTCGGGCCTGCCCGCCGGGGTGACCCTTATCCCGACCGCAGGTGTCTCCATTCCCGTACCGGGCTCACAGTATGGCGCGGCACAGGTCCTGAGCTTCATGTCCGTGTCGCAATGGGGCGCACCCGGGCAATGGTCGACGAACTACTCCGCGCTGGCGTATTCGTTCGACAATGGGGAGAACTGGACTGTCGCACCGTCGTCAGTCCGCTACAACCAGCCCTGGACCGGAAATCAGAACTTCCAGCAGTCGGCGTTTGTCCGTCCGGGCGACGGATACGTGTACGTATACGGCACCCCGAACGGGCGCCAGGGCGCTGCCTATATCTCACGCGTACATGAATTAGAAATTTTGGACCCGACCAAATACGAGTACTACAGCAAAGGCACGACCATGACACCGGCCGGGTGGTACAAGAACGACCCGACCAAGGCGACTCCGGTCTTCGGACAAGAAGCGGGCGCCTGCGGCGTCGCAAACGCGGGAAACACGGTCAGCGAGATGTCAGTGCAGTACAACAAGCAGCTCAAGAAGTACGTTGTGCTGTACACCGACCAAAACAACAGCGTTGTGATGCGCACGTCGGATACCCCCGAGGGCACGTGGTCGGCGGCCAAAGTCGTGATGGGCCAGCAGAACGGTGGCATCTACGCGCCGATGATGCACCCGTGGTCTCCGTCCACAATGGGCACCGGAACCGACCTATATTGGAATCTGTCGCTGTGGTCGGAATACAACGTCATGTTGATGCGCACGGACCTCACTAAGGTTTAGCAGTATGCGAAGGACGGCGCTCGTCATCTTTGTGCTGACGGTCGCGGTGGGCGCACTGCCTGTCGCTTCCGCGGATCCCCCTGTGCCACAGGCGGATACGCCGTGTACATCCGACCTGTCCGGGGTGATGACCTGGCCGGCGAACGCATTGACCCCTCTGGCGTGTATCGACAACCGGTGGCGGGCCCTCACATCACCTCAACCGCCGAACGATCGGTGGCTGAGCGTCGGGCCGACGATCACGCTGCACGGCGAAGGGCTGCGTAACCCCAACGTCGCATCGGGACAATGGACCGCCGTGCCGCAGGAGCCTGGCAGTCAGTGCCGGTCAGTCCAGCAGACAGTCATTTCCCCCGGAGTAAAGAGTGCACCGCAGGTGTCCGAAGGCAGTCCCGGACAACAGCTTTCGCTGCAGTTGTTGCCTCGCCTCTTCTCGGTCGAGCTGAGCGGATACTGCCTGTGGACGCGTACCCCTAGTTAGGCCGCCGTGTCTTATTCCGCAAACGAGATTGTGGTATCGCTGCAGTTGGTCACCTCACGCCCTGGCGGAAAAGCCCGCGGGTCTGCGCCGGCGATGACTGTCTGCCTGTAGTACGCGCGCGTGGCGTCCGCCGAGCATTCGAAGGCGGCGTTCAACACGCGGAAGGTGGAGGAATCTGCGCCATCGATCACCTTGCCCATCCAGTAGATGCGATTCGCGTCGCGTGCATACGGGCCGTCGAGCGGACGAAAGGACGCCTCATCGGCACCCACGACCGGGTCGGTGAAGTAGTAAACCCGGTGCGCGTCTTGCGCGTAGGCGCCCGCCAACACGCGGAATGTCGCCGGATCGGCATCGACGATCGGGTTTCCGTTGACGTGAACGGTTCGACTGTCCTTCGTGAAGAGGTAATTATCGTTGCTCGAGACGATCGCGAAATGCATTGGATCGTTTGACAACACGCCGCCGTCAGTCCAGTACACCGCGGTGCTGTCTTTCGACAGTCCGCCGTCGAGCAGCTCGAAGTGCGCGGGATCGTCGCTGATCGGCCGGTCCAGTTGGTAGACGTGGCTGCGGTCCTTGGCGAAGGTGCTGCGGTCAAGCACGTCGAAACTCGATGCGTCAGCGCCCGAAATCGGGTGGCCGTCGAAGTAGGCGTTGGCCTTGTCCTTCGCATAGGTGGTGTCAAACGCCTTGAACGACAGCGGATCAGCGCCCTGGATCTCGAACGCCTTACCCGGAAACGCGACCAGGTAGTAGACCTTGTCGCCGCGGACGTGATAGCCGGCGGCATCGAATAGCGAGTTGGGTGGTTTGTTACTGCTGCACGCCGGCAACAACGCCACGACGACGAGGCACAGGGCCGCGATCGATCTGCGCATGCGACGATCGAATCACCTAATTCACCGGCGCATTGAGAATCGGGCGCTTCTGGTAAGCGTCGCTGGTGTCGAAATGCCACCACTCGCCCTTGTAGACCGTCAACCCCCCCGCGGCCATCGCATCGCGCAGTCGCGCGCGGTTGGCCTGGGCGGCCGCGCTGACACCGTCGGTCGCGTAGGCGAGAGCGCACGGGGTGAAGTCGTCGAAGTCGGTACCCATGTCGACGGGACCGGCGGCGTCAGCAATGGTCACGTCGACAGACCGTCCCGCCTCGTGGCTGCGTGAGTACGGCCCCGGGCGGGCCACCCAGTTCGGGTCGGGCACCGCCTCGAACATTCGCACCTGCACGTCGTGTGGCCGATAGCAGTCCCAGAACTGCAGCACTTCGCCTTTCGGCCGCAACACCGCGGCGGCCGCGGCCAGGCCCTGGGCCATCGACTCGTGCACCAGGCAGCGAGCGTCAGCGGGGTAAAGCGGGACGCCGACGAAATTGTTCGGCGTCGCGTATCGAAGGTCGATGATTGCGTCGGGCACTACGGTGCGCACGTCGATCAGCCCGGCCGCCCGCGCGGCGTCAGACACCGGCGCCACCGGTGGTGCCGCGGATGCCCTGGCAGGAAAGCCGCAGCTGAGGCAGAAGATTGTCAGCACAAGGACTACAGGTACTCGCACGCGAAGACCTCCAAAAAACAGGTATCCGCCTACGCTATCGGCCCCCGAGGTGCGGCCAGACCATGAAGGCGTCCCGAAACGAGGAGGCCAGCATGAGCGCTGCCACCGTCAAGTGCCCGACAGTCTTCGAAGCCGACCTGCCAACCGTCTCCTACCAGGACGCCCCGAGCCCGCAGGCTGCGCACGAGGCTCTCAAGCGAGCGCGGGAGCAGTCGCCGATCGCGATGGGGCCGCAGGGGCCCGAGATTCTGCGATACGAGCTCGCGCACACTGCGCTGCGTGATCCTCGGATGTCCCCGCCGCCCGGGATGGGCCTCGAGACGCAGGGCATCACGTCAGGCGAACTGTGGGATCGGGTCAGCTCGTCCCTTCTGTGTATCAACGGTGAGGACCATGCCCGGTTGCGCCGACTGGTGTCCAAGGCCTTCACCCCTCGCTCGGTCGCGCGGCTGGACAAGACGATCACCGACATCATCACCGAGCTGACCGACCCGCTGATGGAGCATGGCCGCTCGGAGATCGTCGCCGACATCGCACGCCCCTATCCGGTTCCGGTGATCTGCGAGCTGCTCGGCGCTCCGCGACAGGATTGGCAGCTGTTCTCGGCCTGGGCCGACGACTTCTTCAAGACCTTCACCTGGAGGGCCGCCGAGTACGAGGCCGAAATCCTCAAGGCGTGGCGTGAACTCGACGACTACGTCGACGGCATGGTGGCCGAACGGCGCAATTCGCCGACCGACGACCTGATTACCGGATTGATTCGTGCCGAGGACGAGGGCGACCACCTGAGCATGGCCGAACTGCGCATGCTTGCCGGCGGCATTCTCATGGCGGGCACGGACACCACCCGCAACCAAGTGGCCGCTGCCATCGATGTGCTCTGCGATCATCCGGAGCAATGGGATCTGCTCGCCGAGCATCCGGAACTGGCGATGAAGGCGGTCGAAGAGCTGATGCGCTTCTACCCCGTCACCTTCGGCGTGATGCGGACGACGACCGACGACGTCGAATACGAGGGTGTGGTCATCCCGGCAGGGACGTTCGTCTGGGTCAACACGGCCGCCGCGAACCGGGACCCTGCGGTCTTTCAGGATCCGGATCGGCTCGACATCACCCGCGAAGGGGCGCCGCCGATGCAGTCATTCGGCGCGGGGGCACACTACTGCCTCGGCGCGAACCTGGCCCGGCGCGAGATCGCCGAAGCCCTGACCGTGATGGCCCGCCGCATGCGCAACCTGCGCCGCGCCGGACCGGCGCCGTGGAAGCCGCTGGTCGCCATCAGCGGGCCTGCCACGCTGCCGGTGGAATTCGACGCGGCTTGACCCAACGCTGAGCACCCGCATAGCCGGTGTGCCTAGACTTTTCAGCGTGCGCGACGTACTCGACGAACTGCTGACGGTCTGGCGTGCCGGCGGAACAGCGGGTCTCGCCACGGTCGTCCGCACCATCAAGTCCGCGCCGCGTCCGCCGGGCGCCACGATGGTGGTCTCCCCTGACGGCACTGTCGCCGGTTCGGTGTCCGGTGGCTGCGTCGAGGCCGCCGTCTATGAGCTCGCCAACGAGGTCGTCGACAGTGGGCGACCCGAACTGCATCGCTACGGGATCTCCGACGATGACGCCTTCGCCGTGGGTCTCACCTGCGGCGGGATCATCGACATCTTCGCAGAACCGGTGTCCCGCAACACTTTTCCGCAACTGCAGGCGATCGCCGACGATATCGCGGACCAACGCCCGACTGCCATCGCCACCGTGATCGCACATCCCGACCCCGACTGGCTCGGCCGGCGGCTGGTCGTCGGACCGCAGTCGGTGACGGGATCGTTGGGTTCTGCACGCGCCGACGACGCCGTCGCCGATGACGCGAAGGGCCTGTTGGCGGCCGGCCGCACCGCCGTGCTGTCGTACGGCCCCGACGGGCAGCGTCAGGAAGTGGGCATGGAGGTGTTCGTCGCCAGCCACGCTCCGCGGCCACGCATGCTGATCTTCGGAGCCATCGACTTCGCCGCGGCGCTCGCCCGCCAAGGAGCGTTTCTCGGATACCGCGTCACCGTGTGCGACGCCAGGCCCGTCTTCGCGACGCCGGCGCGATTTCCCGACGCCGACGAGGTCATCGTCGACTGGCCCGACCGCTACCTCACCGCACAGGCCGAGCAGGGCGCGATCGATGGCAGGACCGCGATCTGCGTGCTGACCCACGACCCGAAGTTCGACGTGCCCGTTCTGCAGGTGGCGGTGCGACTGCCCAAGGTGGACTACATCGGGGTGATGGGGTCGCGTCGCACCCACGACGACCGGATGAACCGACTGCGCGAGGTCGGACTGACCGACGCCGAGCTGGACCGCCTGGCCAGCCCGATCGGCCTCGATCTGGGCGCCCGCACCCCCGAAGAGACCGCGGTTTCGATAGCCGCGGAGATCATCGCACGCCGCTGGGGCGGTGGCGGCCGGCCATTGACCGAGGTCGACGGCCGAATCCACCACATTAATTAGATGAGACAATCGGGGTGGAAATGTCGCTCTCGCGTACGATAACGTGACTCTCAGGCATTCGAGGGGAGTGAATGGGTGACTGAAACGGTCGTGGCCCGGTATGCGGGCGCCCGCGTTCCTCGCGTCGAGGACAACCGGCTTCTCACCGGTCGCGGCACTTTCGTCGACGACGTCACCAGGCCCGGGCTGTTGCACGCCTGCTTCGTACGCAGCCCGTTCGCGCGCGCAAAGCTGGGTGGCATCGACGCCACCGCCGCCCTCGCACTGCCCGGGGTTCGCGCGGTGCTGACGGCGGCCGACATCAATCGGGACGTCAAAGAGGCGTGGCACGCCGTCGCGGGTAAGGACATCCCGGACACCCCGCGCCCGCCGCTGGCCGAGGGTGAGGTCAAGTTCGTCGGCGATCCGGTGGCGTTGGTTATCGCCGAGAGTCGCTACCTCGCCGAGGACGCCGTCGAGTTGGTCGAAGTCGACTACGTGCCGCTGCCTGCCATCGCCGACTTCACCCGCGCATTCGGCGGCTCTGCCGCCGGTGTTCCAGTCGTCCACGAGGCCTATCCCGACAACGTCGCGGGCGGCATGGGCGGCGCACCACCGGATGAGGAAACGTTCGCGTCGGCTGCGCATGTCGCCGAAGCCAATGTGTATCAACAGATTTATGCACCGGTGCCGATTGAGACCCGCGGCATGGTCGTCGAGTGGGAGGCCTCGTCGGAGGAACTGACGGTGTGGGCGTCCACCCAGACTCCGCACGAGTTGCGGGCGTTCGCCGCGCGGCTGCTCGGCATCCCGGCCCAGGGCGTGCGAGTCATCATGCGCGACACCGGCGGTGGGTTCGGCCAGAAGGTCGTCCCGATGCGGGAGGACATGTGCATCCTGCTGGCCGCGCGCAAGGTGCCGTTCGCGCTGAAGTGGATCGAGGACAGGCGCGAGAACTTGATGTCGGCCGGCCAGGCGCGCCACGTCGACGGTAAGGCCAGGATGGCATTCGACGAGGAGGGCAACATCCTCGCCGCCGACATCGACTTCGTGTATGACATCGGTGCGTATCCGACGCCATACCCGGTGCTGACCACGGCGGCTGTCGGGATGTTCTTTCCCGGGCCGTACCGCGTTCCCAAGGCGAGCTTCAACTACAAGACGGTGTTCTCGAACACGGCAGGGCTGGCGGCCTACCGTGGGCCCTGGCAGTACGAAACCCTCACGCGGGAAATCCTTCTCGACATCGCCGCGCGCAAGATGAACATGGATCCCGTCGAGCTGCGGCGGCGCAACATCCTGCGCGGCGACGAGATGCCGTACTTCAATCCCAATGGCATGCCCTACGACCATGTCGCGCCTGCGGACACCTTCGAGCAGGCGGTGAAAATCCTTGACCACGAAGGGTTTCGTCGCGAGCAGCGAGAAGCCCTCGAGCACGGCCGCTATCTCGGGCTCGGGTTCTCGGCATACATCGAGCCGACGGGCGCGGCGACCGGTCACCTCGCGACCGAGGGCGCGACCATTCGGATGGAGCCAACAGGCAAGATCAACGTCTACGTCAACGGCGGGTCGACAGGCAACAGCATCGAAACCACGGTCGTGCAGCTGACGGCAGATGCGCTGGGCGCCAAAATCGAAGACGTCTCCACGATCCAGGGCGACACCGCGGTGACGCCGTACGGCGCCGGCACGCAGGGCAGCCGGTCGGGTCCGATGACGGCGGGTGCGGTTCACGAGGCAGGCGGCATGCTGCGCAAGCAGATCGTGGCGATGGCCGCCCATCGACTCGGTGTCGAAGAGGCCGACATCGAGCTGAGTGGCTCCAAAGCTCTTGTCCGCGAAGACCCGTCGAAGAACGTGAGTTTCGCCGATATCGCGTATCGGTCGTATTACGAGCCGCAGCAGTTGCCACCAGGGATGGCGGCCACGCTGGAGGCGACCGCGCGCTTCACCTCTCAGGCAATGATCCACTGGGCGAACGCCACTCATGCCTGCACGTGCGAGGTGGACGTCGAGACCGGACACGTCACGCTGACGCGCTACATCGTCAGCGAGGACGTCGGCGCGATGATCAACCCCAACGTGGTCGAGGGCCAGATCGCGGGCGGCACAGTGCAGGGCATCGGCGGTGCGCTGCTGGAGAACATGGTTTACGACGACGACGGAAACCCGCTGTCCTCAACGTTTGTCGACTATCTGCTGCCGACCGCCACCGAGGTGCCGCCGATTGAGTACGGCCACGTCGAGATCCCAGGGCCGGGCATCGGCGGCTACAAGGGTGTCGGCGAGGGCGGCGCCATCGGCTCGACTCCCGCGGTGATCAATGCGATCAACGACGCGTTGGCCCCACTCAGTGTCACACTCACCCGCCTACCCGCCAGCCCCGCTGCGATCGTCGAACTGATCGAGCAGGCCACGAAGTGAGGACGCAAACGTGGAACTGAACAACGAATTTCGGGTCGCGGTGCCTGCGGCGAAGACGTGGGAGGTGCTCACCGACGTCGAGCGCGTCGCCCCGTGCCTGCCCGGCGCCACCCTGCTGACGGTCGACGGTGACGAGTTCACCGGCGCGGTGAAGGTCAAGGTCGGGCCGATCACCGTGTCCTACAAGGGAAACGCGGCGTTCCTGGAAAAGGACGCGGCGGCGCAGCGAGTGGTGCTGAAGGCCAACGGCAAGGAGACAAGGGGCAACGGCAGCGCGGCCGCGGTCGTCACCGCACAGCTCAAGGACGAAGGCGACGCCACCAGCGTGGTGATCACCACGGACCTGACGATCTCCGGCAAGGCCGCTCAGTTCGGCCGCGGCGTGCTTGGCGAAGTGGCCGGCAATCTGATCGCGCAGTTCGCCAGGGCGCTCGAGGCGGACATCCTGGGCGGGTCGCAACCGGCCGCGCCAACCACCACCGCCGCGCCGACAGCCGAAACCCTCACGGCGGCTGGCCAACCTGCCGCTGCCGAGTCCATCGATCTGCTCAAGGTGGTCGCCGTACCGATGGCGAAGCGGTTCGCGCCCGCGTTGGCCGCGCTGGCGGCAGGTGGGGTGATCGGCTTCCTGTTGGGCCGCCGGCGAAACCGTCGCTCCGACGACCTTCTGGATGCGCTGTCGCGGCTGGTGTCATGAAGGCTGCCGCATTCGCGTATCACCGACCCGCCACCGTCGACGAAGCCGTCGGCCTGCTTGCCGAGTACGGCGAAGATGCGAAGGTCCTAGCGGGTGGGCAGAGCCTGGTGCCCATGCTCGCTATGCGCCTGACGCACTTCGACAACCTGATCGACATCTCACGGATCGGCCAGCTCCTCGGTATCGACCTGCGCGACAACGAAGTTCGGATCGGCGCAGTGACGCCACACGCATTCGTCGGGATGGACGACGAGGTCGCAGAGTCGGTCCCGTTGCTGACGCTGGCGACTCCGCATATCGGCCACTTCCAGATCCGCAACCGCGGCACGCTGGGAGGCGCGATCGCCCACGCCGATCCCGCGGCGGAGTACGCGGTGGTCGCGTTGGCGCTCGACGCGCAGATCGAAGCGATCTCGCCGCGCGGCGCACGGGATATTCCGGCGAACGAGTTCTTCACTGGCCTCTGGGAAAACTCCATGGCGACTGACGAAATTCTCACGGCTGTGCGCTTTCCTGTGTGGGGCGCGCGGTCCGGCTTCGCAGTTGAGGAGTTCGCCCGCAGGCACGGCGATTTTGCGATCGCTGGCGCCGCCGTCGCAGTGCAGCTCGATGAGGATGCTCGTGTGAGCCGCTGCGGGATAGGACTTCTCGGCCTGGGATCGACGCCGTTGCGGGGCTCGCCTGCCGAGCAGGCCGTGGTCGGGCGTCCCGTCGCCGACATCACCGCAGACGAGGTCGGCCGGCAGGCCATCAGCGCACTGACCGAGATCCCTGCCGATCTGCAGGGGTCGGCCGCCTATCGAGCCAAGGTCGGGGCCATCATGGTGGCGCGCGCCTGGGAATCTGCGACCGCGGAGGCAAGGAATGCATGAGTGGCCCGTGAAGGTGTCCGTGAATGGACAGCCGACCGAGGCGTCGGTGGAACCGCGGCTGACGCTCGCTGACTATCTTCGCGAGCGCTGCGGGCTGACCGGGACGCATCTTGGGTGCGAGCACGGCGCCTGCGGGGCGTGCACGGTGTTGGTCGACGGGCAAGCGATGCGGTCCTGCCTGATGTTCGCGGTGCAGGCGGACGGTTGCGAGGTGACGACGGTCGAGGGAGTGGCGGGCGAGGGCGGAGAGCTTTCTCCGGTGCAGGCCGCACTGCGGGACTGCCATGGTTTGCAATGCGGGTTCTGCACGCCAGGGATCGTCATGTCGATCACCGCGCTGCTGCGGGACAACCCGGCACCCACGGATGCGGAAATCCGGGAAGGCCTGTCCGGGAACTTCTGCCGCTGCACCGGGTATCAGGGCATCATCAACGCAGTTCACCGCGCTGCAGAGTTGCAAGCCTGACTAACTGCCCCGGGCAGCGATTCCTTTGCTGGCGTACTCTGCCGGGCCGGGGACGTTTACTGGGGACAGATGAGAAGGAAGCATTTGTTCGCCCTTGACCTGGGAACGGGCGGTTAGCTTCGTCCGCCCCAACTCACCCACGCGGCGGCGCACAGAAACTCACGGCATGGTGGAACCATGAAGATTGGGTTCATCGGGCTGGGAAACATGGGCGCGGGGATGGCCGCGAATCTGCTGAAGGTCGGCCACGAGGTGACGGCCTACAACCGGTCACCTGACAAGGTTGCGGCCCTTGCGAAGCAGGGCGCTAAGCCGGCGAAGTCGGTGGCGGAGACGTGCGACGGCGACATCGTGATCACGATGCTGGCCAATGATGACGCCGTCTCGGCGGTCACGTACGGCGACGACGGCATCCTGGCCTCGCTGAGGCCCGGCGCGACGCATGTCTCGTCTAGCACGATCAGCGTTGCGCTGTCGGAGCGGCTGACGGCCGCGCATGCCGAGACGGGCCAGCGGTTCGTCGCGGCGCCTGTGTTCGGCAGGCCCGAAGCAGCCGCAGCTGCAAAGCTTTTCGTGGTGGCAGCCGGTGCCGATGACGCGCTGCAACTGCTTTCACCCGTTTTCGATGCGATCGGCCAGCGGACATTCGTGGTGTCGGACCAGCCGAAGGCAGCCAACCTGGTGAAGCTGAGCGGCAACTTCCTGATCGCGTCGGTGATCGAATCTCTCGGGGAAGCAATGGCTTTGGTTGCCAAGGCGGGCGTAGACAAGAGCGAGTACCTCGAGATCCTCACCGCGACGCTGTTCGGCGCTCCGGTGTACAAGACGTATGGCGGGCTGATCGCGCGTGAAGAATTCGAGCCCGCTGGTTTCGCCGCCGAACTCGGCCAGAAAGACATCCGACTGGTGCTCGCGGCGGGCGAGGCACTGCAGACTCCGCTCCCGATCGCCAGCTTGTTGCGAGATCGCTTCCTGACGCTGCTCGCCAACGGCGGCGCCAGCCTGGACTGGTCGGCCGTCGGCGCGCTACCCGCCTGGGAGGCAGGTGGATCTAGCCCAACGTCACGGGGCTAGATCCGGCTGGGAATCAACCCTTGCCACGACGCCCCGCAGCCCATCGGCACCGAAGAGCGGCTCCAACATCGCCGAGTAGTCGGGGCCGCGACGTACCAGCACGCCGCCGTCCACATTGATCACCTGACCGGTGATGTAGCTCGATGCGTCGCTGAGCAGGAACAGCGCGGCGTTGGCAATGTCCTCTGCCTCACCCGGTCGCGGCAACGGTGTGATCTCCGCGTAATCGGCACTCAACTCCGGCGAATCAAGGACGGGCGCAACGAGTTCAGTGCGGATCAGGCCGGGCCGGATGCAGTTGACCCGCACCCACGACGCACCCAGTTCGTCGGCGGCCAACTGCATCAGATGGTCGATGGCCGCCTTGGAGACGCCGTAAGCGCCGAACCACCGGTGCGTGTTGCTCGCCGCGATCGACGAGATACCGATGAACGACCCACCCCCACCGCGGACCATCTCCCGCGCGGAATGCTTGATCATGTACATGCTGCCGTTGATGTTCAGATCGACAGTGCGCCGCCACGCTTCAGAGTCGATCTGGGTGATCGGGCCGATGGTTTCGCTGCCGCCCGCGCAGTGCACCACGCCCCACAGCCGACCGGTCCACGCGGTCGCCGCCTCGACGGCGCGCGCCACCTCGTCCTCGTTGGTGACATCGGCGGGTTCGTACAGCACCGCACCGGCGCCGCCCTCCGCCGTGATCTCATCCGCCGCCGCCGCCAGCGTGTCGGCGTTGCGCCCGACCAGCATCGCGTGGCCGCCGGCGGCCACGACCGCGGCGGCCGTAGCCTTGCCGATCCCGCTGCCACCGCCGGTGACCAGTACCGTTCGCTCCGCCAACGACAGCTGCACTGCTGACCCCTTCGCCGGGTTACTAGAACAGGTTCTAGTTATACGTCACGGCTCGTCGCGGCGGGCAAGCTTCGGGGCCCCCAGCGTGCGCCAGTCCGGCACGTCCGGCGGCAGGCCGACGGGATAGCGGTTCTCGTTGGCGGCTGCCCAGTGCGCGTGGCCGAGCTCGTGAATGTGGAACGCGTGTCGAAGGGCTTCGGTGAACCCCATCGCGTCGGCCGCAGCGTTGACGGAATCCTTCACAAGCAACGCCGCCATGGTGGGCCGCTCTGCGATGCGCCGGGCGAATTCCTGCGTCTTGTCCTCGAGTTCTGCGCGAGGGAAGATTTTGGAAACCATGCCAAGGCGGTGCGCCTCGTCGGCGTCGATCGAATCACCGGTCAGCAAAAGTTCTTTCGCTTTGCGCGCGCCGAATTCCCATGGGTGCGCGTAATACTCGACGCCGGGCATCCCCATCCGAACGGCGACGACGTCGCTGAACTTCGCATCGTCGGCGGCGACAATCAGGTCGCACGCCCAGATCAGCATGAGGGCCGCCGAGATCGCGTTGCCCTGCACCTGCGCGATGGTGATCTTGCGCAGATCGCGCCAGCGCCTGGTGTTTTCGAAGAAATAGTGCCATTCCTGTAGGTACGTCCGCTCCGCGACGGCCGACCTTGTCGCGCCGTTGAACTGAAACGTGGGATGCTGCCCCGGGCCGGGCTTGCGCTCCGCCAGTGCCTCCTCCGAGCCGAGATCGTGCCCGGCCGAGAAGTTCTTGCCGCGGGCAGCCAGGATCACCACGCGCACCGTATCGTCGGCCTCTGCGCGGCCGAAGGCCTCATCAAGCTGCACCAACAGAGTTCGCGACTGGGCGTTCTGGGCCTCGGGCCTGTTCAGCCAG from Mycobacterium sp. JS623 encodes:
- a CDS encoding xanthine dehydrogenase family protein molybdopterin-binding subunit — its product is MTETVVARYAGARVPRVEDNRLLTGRGTFVDDVTRPGLLHACFVRSPFARAKLGGIDATAALALPGVRAVLTAADINRDVKEAWHAVAGKDIPDTPRPPLAEGEVKFVGDPVALVIAESRYLAEDAVELVEVDYVPLPAIADFTRAFGGSAAGVPVVHEAYPDNVAGGMGGAPPDEETFASAAHVAEANVYQQIYAPVPIETRGMVVEWEASSEELTVWASTQTPHELRAFAARLLGIPAQGVRVIMRDTGGGFGQKVVPMREDMCILLAARKVPFALKWIEDRRENLMSAGQARHVDGKARMAFDEEGNILAADIDFVYDIGAYPTPYPVLTTAAVGMFFPGPYRVPKASFNYKTVFSNTAGLAAYRGPWQYETLTREILLDIAARKMNMDPVELRRRNILRGDEMPYFNPNGMPYDHVAPADTFEQAVKILDHEGFRREQREALEHGRYLGLGFSAYIEPTGAATGHLATEGATIRMEPTGKINVYVNGGSTGNSIETTVVQLTADALGAKIEDVSTIQGDTAVTPYGAGTQGSRSGPMTAGAVHEAGGMLRKQIVAMAAHRLGVEEADIELSGSKALVREDPSKNVSFADIAYRSYYEPQQLPPGMAATLEATARFTSQAMIHWANATHACTCEVDVETGHVTLTRYIVSEDVGAMINPNVVEGQIAGGTVQGIGGALLENMVYDDDGNPLSSTFVDYLLPTATEVPPIEYGHVEIPGPGIGGYKGVGEGGAIGSTPAVINAINDALAPLSVTLTRLPASPAAIVELIEQATK
- a CDS encoding cytochrome P450, encoding MSAATVKCPTVFEADLPTVSYQDAPSPQAAHEALKRAREQSPIAMGPQGPEILRYELAHTALRDPRMSPPPGMGLETQGITSGELWDRVSSSLLCINGEDHARLRRLVSKAFTPRSVARLDKTITDIITELTDPLMEHGRSEIVADIARPYPVPVICELLGAPRQDWQLFSAWADDFFKTFTWRAAEYEAEILKAWRELDDYVDGMVAERRNSPTDDLITGLIRAEDEGDHLSMAELRMLAGGILMAGTDTTRNQVAAAIDVLCDHPEQWDLLAEHPELAMKAVEELMRFYPVTFGVMRTTTDDVEYEGVVIPAGTFVWVNTAAANRDPAVFQDPDRLDITREGAPPMQSFGAGAHYCLGANLARREIAEALTVMARRMRNLRRAGPAPWKPLVAISGPATLPVEFDAA
- a CDS encoding M15 family metallopeptidase, giving the protein MLTIFCLSCGFPARASAAPPVAPVSDAARAAGLIDVRTVVPDAIIDLRYATPNNFVGVPLYPADARCLVHESMAQGLAAAAAVLRPKGEVLQFWDCYRPHDVQVRMFEAVPDPNWVARPGPYSRSHEAGRSVDVTIADAAGPVDMGTDFDDFTPCALAYATDGVSAAAQANRARLRDAMAAGGLTVYKGEWWHFDTSDAYQKRPILNAPVN
- a CDS encoding DKNYY domain-containing protein, producing the protein MRRSIAALCLVVVALLPACSSNKPPNSLFDAAGYHVRGDKVYYLVAFPGKAFEIQGADPLSFKAFDTTYAKDKANAYFDGHPISGADASSFDVLDRSTFAKDRSHVYQLDRPISDDPAHFELLDGGLSKDSTAVYWTDGGVLSNDPMHFAIVSSNDNYLFTKDSRTVHVNGNPIVDADPATFRVLAGAYAQDAHRVYYFTDPVVGADEASFRPLDGPYARDANRIYWMGKVIDGADSSTFRVLNAAFECSADATRAYYRQTVIAGADPRAFPPGREVTNCSDTTISFAE
- a CDS encoding XdhC family protein; translated protein: MRDVLDELLTVWRAGGTAGLATVVRTIKSAPRPPGATMVVSPDGTVAGSVSGGCVEAAVYELANEVVDSGRPELHRYGISDDDAFAVGLTCGGIIDIFAEPVSRNTFPQLQAIADDIADQRPTAIATVIAHPDPDWLGRRLVVGPQSVTGSLGSARADDAVADDAKGLLAAGRTAVLSYGPDGQRQEVGMEVFVASHAPRPRMLIFGAIDFAAALARQGAFLGYRVTVCDARPVFATPARFPDADEVIVDWPDRYLTAQAEQGAIDGRTAICVLTHDPKFDVPVLQVAVRLPKVDYIGVMGSRRTHDDRMNRLREVGLTDAELDRLASPIGLDLGARTPEETAVSIAAEIIARRWGGGGRPLTEVDGRIHHIN
- a CDS encoding DUF4185 domain-containing protein, producing the protein MGVGTAVATGVASADDTTSNPPSPDTQATSGQTETTTTNTNTQTSTDPTHTPAPTDPDKETKPGSTTTNTVTGGVVVSAQTNTGTMGTTGTPEATHTAEATPTPTATASPTPATPTAPKTAEPKPKPANDNHPTPKDDVQQGISPTARIAPTVADPPAALQSADPVAVFADARTLAAASPKILSPMVASQISLVDTPPPTAATPPANPLTAITNLVTSVINGMFNPSAGGVPTAPALSPVMWGLLAFARREFDTLLSGIGPTEAEADLPAAPQMRSLALATAAVTPGRVAPGFPLPGAQLSPSTQFVNWVTGNYYSLGPNPQYDGLDWPNTAQRYSVWGTDVGTMWDNGIADNPATPINEHQILIAVGDTFSGPNMSGIWRPNTLFRSSDPNLADGMAIPDGQWFNGNMFGGAPLGPNSTTARQSIFPSGLPAGVTLIPTAGVSIPVPGSQYGAAQVLSFMSVSQWGAPGQWSTNYSALAYSFDNGENWTVAPSSVRYNQPWTGNQNFQQSAFVRPGDGYVYVYGTPNGRQGAAYISRVHELEILDPTKYEYYSKGTTMTPAGWYKNDPTKATPVFGQEAGACGVANAGNTVSEMSVQYNKQLKKYVVLYTDQNNSVVMRTSDTPEGTWSAAKVVMGQQNGGIYAPMMHPWSPSTMGTGTDLYWNLSLWSEYNVMLMRTDLTKV